In Meleagris gallopavo isolate NT-WF06-2002-E0010 breed Aviagen turkey brand Nicholas breeding stock chromosome 5, Turkey_5.1, whole genome shotgun sequence, a single window of DNA contains:
- the LOC109368003 gene encoding ALK tyrosine kinase receptor-like, which produces MMAQIGRIEKPFKITLLYSNCGAQEAGLLAVGSLQLTNCFHDKENPDLSIYNKGSSFPCLHGGCVSHLQICEFISDCPTKEVEGVRCDSLPEGSHCSFEEGSCGWTLNETAAFPWSISGFNEMIHNGSFVGSTLQATAGRIYIVLSLSVFL; this is translated from the exons ATGATGGCTCAGATTGGCCGAATagaaaaaccttttaaaatcaCCTTGCTGTATTCAAACTGTGGAGCACAAGAGGCTGGACTACTGGCAGTGGGCTCCTTGCAGCTCACAAACTGCTTCCATG ATAAAGAAAACCCAGATCTTTCTATATATAACAAAGGCTCTTCCTTCCCCTGCCTTCATGGAGGCTGTGTTAGCCACTTACAAATCTGTGAATTCATCAGTGATTGCCCTACCAAAGAAGTGGAAGGAGTAAGATGTG ATAGTCTCCCAGAAGGTTCACATTGCTCTTTTGAAGAGGGTTCATGTGGCTGGACACTGAATGAAACTGCAGCATTTCCTTGGTCTATCAGTGGCTTTAATGAAATGATTCACAATGGTTCATTTGTAGGGTCTACCTTGCAAGCCACTGCAGGTAGGATCTACATAGTTCTTTCTTTGTCTGTCTTTCTGTGA